The window TGGACCAGCGGGGTCCCTGAGTTCATTTACTGGATCAGGGCTGATGGTGGTGAAGCAGCCCAGTGAAACCAGAAGCcaggactggactggactggggTGGGCGGAGACGAGGAGGACAGATCCAGGGAAAGAAGGAGGGGTTAGTGGCTGGAAGCCCAGTAAGACGAGCTGACGGTCAGACTGAAGAATTTCAGTAAGGCTCAAATCCAACTGTGACTCACTGACATACAGAGGTTTAAAtcaacagaggaagaaggagaggtAAAGAGGGGAACTGGTGAGACAGGGGCAGAGACCAGCCCTGAAAACCAGGACTTGtgtctgaaataaaaaacaaacttcagtcTGAGCGTCTTCAACACAAAGTTCATCTTAAACTGAATCAAACCATCATTAAACTGAACTAGGTGGTGTCAGACTCCAccctctgatgatgatgatgacagacTGGCAGCAGATCAGTCTGAGCTGAGTGGGCAAACAGCAGCTCCACCCTGAGACACTCTGCAGCCAAACATGCAGCTGTAACGTTTCCATATGGACTCAGTGAAACTGATGAAGGGACATTTATCCTCCAACAACATTCTCTTCAGGTATTCCTTCCCCTTCGATCAGCTTTTAAGAGCTGAAGTTgaactggacttcttttaggtttcttgaagacgtttcacctcttCATCAGTTCTAGAgactggttggggagtcccaggtgtCTAGTCtcttggaggtggtcctgagGTGGCCCACCAACTGGGCTCAAGTGACCCTAATAACTCACATGACCACAGGTtctcaggaccacctccaagaggttaaacatctgggactccccaaccagccTCTAGAACTGATGAACCCTTtaagatgagaggtgaaacatcttcacgaaacctaaaagaagtccagatgccttcaactctagcactaAAGACCACCATgatctggatgactgagaacctacacagatcAGGAGCAAACTGTCACAAAAACAGCCTGTTAATCTCAGCAGCAACACTTTCTTCCACTTTCAGGTGTAACTCCTTcacctcagtgttttctgttcactGAATTCCAGAGTAACAGCCATCGTTGCGTCATGTGGTTCATTGCTCCTGCTCCTGGtaacaacattaataataacatCTCAAGGCACCATCCAGGCGCTGCagcaaatgaaaatacatataGTACAAATCATCAACTTCCTGAAAGTTTACATGAATGATACAAAAAGTATCTTTACATtgaagcatgtgtgtgagttagCAGCGTTCCAGTTAAGAAGTCGGAAAAACACAGAAGCCTTTAATATTGCTCTTTTGTGAAACTAATAAGActgaactgctataaacaggaacattagcagagtgtttactgctgctgatgtgaggagcagccatcttggattcttaTGTCGGAATTGGTGGGGTTGCTCCAACTTTCTGAGTTGGAATTCTGACTTCAGGGGGCGTTTAGAAATATAACGTGTTGACTATAATCCAAGTATAaaaattttcaattttcacattttacatgtCCCTACATCTCAGATTACAAATTAAGAATCCAGAGCACATATAACTAGTCTCCCTGGCTTTTTTGGcagctgcagttttaattttgtCGTTGGAGACTTTAAATTCCTCATAAACTGAAAGAATTAATGCatgctcttcatctgagagatatgGTACACGGCCAAACCTGTGTTACAGGTGAAACAGCATTTAGCAGAGGAGCTCCACCCCTGATCTGTTTCACCTGAGGTAaaccaggaaacagtttgttcttcgatcagattcaccttcagaccaaactaacagcttcctctgagtgagtccagctacaggagagaaaagaggaaaactacaacactgctgcttcaacctgctgactctccacacactgaaggtgagtttgactaaaaccaccactcaaagtgaaagtgaatctcagtgaagttagtagaggagggaggggagccatgactgactgtacttcctgtctgctgtgttttcagcttcactcagactAAATGGCTTCCAGATTAGAGGAGGATCTCTGCTGTCCGGTCTGTCAGGAGGTCTTTAGAgatcctgttgttctgtcatgtagccacagcttctgtaaagactgtctgaagagatggtggagagagaaaccaacACCAGACTGTCCAGTTTGTAAGAGAAGATCTTCAAGGTTAGAACCACCCTGTAACCTGGTGTTAAAGAACCTGTGTGAGTCCTTCTtacaggagagagatcagagatcttcagaggctctctgcagtctgcactctgagaaactcaaactcttctgtctggaccatcagcagccagtgtgtgtcgtCTGCAGAGATTCAGAAAAACACTCCAACCACAGATTCAGACCCATCGATGAAGCTGCACGACAACACAAGAAGGAACTTCAGGAAACTCTGGAGCCCTTAAAGAAGAAGTTAGAGAGTTTAGAAGAAGTTAAAGTggagtttgatcaaacagcagaacacattaaggtccaggcccgacacacagagaggcagattaaggagcagtttaagaagcttcaccagtttctagaagaggaagaggaggccaggatggctgcactgagggaggaagaggagcagaagagtcagatgatgaaggagaagatggaggctctgagcagagagatagcagctctttcacacacagtcagatatAAGAAATCAATTTAAAACGGGGGCatgtcccgcccacagcaccatctgattaGTTACACACAGAgcgggtaacagccaatcagcagcgaaagctgtgcatgcacagtgttCACACACCTAACCCTAacaccacaatctggtgctgctcaactgggactactaattgatttgagactcacatttctgtgcaaattttaactttgttttatttactttataaaacttcaggaagctgtttatttatttgtttatttaaaatttcagttaactttataagacatgctgctgaacctgggagctccctgcactttttgttagaattttaaaacaaagatgtctatcgtctaagataaaaaaaacctttaacatgttgcaaatctaaaaagctgtttaataaacatatgcttaaaggcatttaaacaaagttaagtgttggagtttgtattattcaaaattttgacgccaatattttcacttttactgcgGATCTACAGGATCGGTCTACAGGACACAGGTTTAGGACTACAGGACACAGGTGTAGGTCTACAGGACACAGGTTTAGGACTACAGGACACAGGTGTAGGTCTACAGGACACAGGTTTAGGACTACAGGACACAGATGTAGGTCTACACCTGTATACAACAGGTAGACTGAGGTGTGTGAcagaagcagctgcagaacaaacacacatttcaacacTGACAGAACGTCCATGTTCAGTCTGTTAATGAATCAGATGAACTGATCTCAGAGCAGTAGCTGTGATCTCACTGAACCTTCAGCATCTGTGTGGTGGAGTTTAATCTGAcgtcagctgtgtgtgtgtgtgtgtgtgtgtgtgtgtgtgtgtgtgtgtgtgtgagtgtgtgtgttgagtcaCAGTTGGTCTGTTGAACGTCTTCAGGAGGAATTCAGCCTCAGCTGAGCAGCTCTAAATGTTTCCAGATGGAGGGAACGCCCCACCACCGCTTCCTGTGGCCCTCCGTCCCTCCCTCTAATCCTCCATCACTCCTTcactccatccctctctccctccacccgTCCAGCTGAGGCCTTTAACTGCTGCCGTCATCCAGACTGACTCAATAGAGAGCAACAGGGACAAAATAACCAGAAAAAAGCACTTTGTCATGTTGATGTTCTTGGAGTTTAgagcagaaaaactgaaactgaggaAATTAATCAGCTTCTGATCCATCACTGAGCAAAAACTCTCCACATGCAGGCAGAGCTGTGTTTCCTTCTCGTTTTCTATCACAGCTGGACTGATGGTCGACACTCGACACTGGAAGTCGTCAGCTTGGATTCTGGGAAGATTTGCCGAATGTGtctcattattttctgatactttagaaacaaaatgatttatCTATGTGTCAAGAGAACAATAAATAATGGAAGAAACTGTTGGTTTGCAGCtctaataaaatgtatttacagcagTAGATCAGAATATCTTCACAGCTACTTAAAACACAGCCCTTATTGTAAATGCAGAGGCTCTAAATGACTAAATGTCACGCCTTAAAGAAGCAGGGCTGGAGGCTCGGTGATGCTGGGGTTAGAAACAGGGGTGGATGGTGAATTCCTGCAGCTG is drawn from Lates calcarifer isolate ASB-BC8 unplaced genomic scaffold, TLL_Latcal_v3 _unitig_1569_quiver_1481, whole genome shotgun sequence and contains these coding sequences:
- the LOC127139564 gene encoding E3 ubiquitin-protein ligase TRIM35 — translated: MASRLEEDLCCPVCQEVFRDPVVLSCSHSFCKDCLKRWWREKPTPDCPVCKRRSSRLEPPCNLVLKNLCESFLQERDQRSSEALCSLHSEKLKLFCLDHQQPVCVVCRDSEKHSNHRFRPIDEAARQHKKELQETLEPLKKKLESLEEVKVEFDQTAEHIKVQARHTERQIKEQFKKLHQFLEEEEEARMAALREEEEQKSQMMKEKMEALSREIAALSHTVRYKKSI